The following proteins come from a genomic window of Nostoc sp. TCL26-01:
- a CDS encoding SDR family oxidoreductase: protein MDLHLNGKVALVIAASKGLGKATAWQFAREGARVAISARSELINQAAAEITSQTGQEVLAMRADVTQPADIERVIDTTVEKFGGLDILVTNAGGPPAGTFDDTDITTWEAAVNLTLLSTVRLIKYALPHLRQSTAPAILTITSNSTKQPVKNLVLSNSIRLAVIGLTKTLSQELGKEQIRVNSILPGWTYTERVEELINARIAKSGETKEAEITSINTAIPLGRMGKPEEFANVAVFLCSPAASFVNGVMLQVDGGLNAGTF from the coding sequence ATGGATTTGCACCTCAATGGCAAAGTAGCTCTGGTGATAGCTGCCAGTAAAGGATTAGGCAAAGCTACAGCATGGCAATTTGCCCGTGAGGGTGCAAGGGTCGCCATCTCTGCGCGGAGTGAGTTAATTAATCAAGCTGCGGCAGAGATTACCAGCCAAACTGGACAGGAGGTCCTGGCTATGCGTGCGGATGTTACCCAGCCAGCCGACATCGAACGAGTTATTGACACCACTGTCGAAAAATTTGGTGGGCTAGATATCTTAGTGACTAATGCCGGCGGGCCACCAGCAGGCACTTTTGATGATACAGATATCACAACTTGGGAAGCAGCCGTTAACTTAACATTGCTGAGTACAGTCCGTTTGATTAAGTATGCTTTACCCCACCTGCGCCAATCAACCGCACCAGCAATTCTGACTATTACTTCCAACTCGACTAAACAACCAGTCAAGAATCTGGTGTTGTCTAATTCGATTCGATTAGCCGTGATTGGTTTAACAAAAACCCTCTCTCAAGAGTTGGGTAAAGAGCAAATTCGTGTCAACAGTATCTTACCCGGTTGGACATATACAGAGAGGGTGGAAGAATTAATTAATGCTCGAATTGCTAAAAGTGGTGAAACAAAAGAAGCAGAAATTACTAGTATTAATACGGCTATTCCTTTAGGAAGGATGGGAAAACCAGAAGAATTTGCCAATGTGGCTGTCTTTTTGTGTTCACCTGCGGCATCGTTTGTGAATGGTGTGATGCTACAGGTAGATGGGGGATTGAATGCTGGAACGTTTTAA
- a CDS encoding calcium-binding protein — protein MVALFHVQVGTLQDDSLTGSDHSDYIFGLGGNDTLNGLGGSDSLFGGDGDDIIDGGDGNDWLFGENGNDTVLGGNGNDYLDGGAGDDTLDGCAGSDRFLGSVGSDRLIGGTGRDIADYRFFGQGITLRFEFDFLPNPSPPVFQAKSALRVIKNGGSGVLPIPVPASGPKDTLESVETIIGAVGKTNTIDFAFKNGGVNRGAFIPAVAAPAIHLDLAAQKLTYDTTTLSVQNFSNAIGSQNNDTLLGDNKANVLDGMTGTNVLNGRGGDDNLKTFENDILTGGSGADQFTLKASGKVISGRTGVSFQRISASTITDFTPGVDTLVIDNAGSIGGIPAGSESTLDYFGFSGYGNFTVADGQLAPERFLVLGSGSITSETLFIYDGTNGDLFYLGAYPGFGSQVKVATLQGAPTLTANDILVV, from the coding sequence ATGGTTGCGCTATTTCACGTTCAAGTTGGCACATTACAAGACGATAGCCTTACTGGTAGTGACCACTCAGACTACATTTTTGGTTTGGGTGGTAATGACACTCTTAATGGCTTGGGTGGTAGTGATTCACTGTTTGGTGGCGACGGTGACGATATTATTGATGGCGGTGACGGTAATGACTGGTTGTTTGGTGAGAACGGTAACGATACCGTACTAGGTGGTAATGGAAATGATTACCTTGATGGCGGTGCAGGTGATGATACACTCGACGGTTGTGCAGGTAGCGATCGCTTCTTAGGTAGTGTCGGATCTGACCGCTTGATTGGCGGTACTGGTAGAGATATTGCTGACTATCGCTTTTTTGGTCAAGGCATTACCTTACGATTTGAATTCGACTTTCTCCCCAACCCATCTCCACCTGTGTTTCAGGCAAAGTCTGCCCTAAGGGTAATCAAAAATGGTGGTAGTGGTGTGCTGCCTATTCCTGTCCCTGCTTCTGGCCCTAAAGACACTTTAGAATCAGTGGAAACTATTATTGGTGCTGTAGGTAAAACTAACACCATTGATTTTGCTTTCAAAAATGGTGGAGTTAATCGCGGTGCGTTTATTCCCGCAGTTGCAGCTCCAGCCATTCACTTAGATTTAGCTGCACAAAAACTCACATACGACACAACTACTCTGAGTGTGCAGAACTTCAGTAATGCGATCGGCTCTCAAAACAACGATACCCTCCTGGGAGATAACAAAGCCAATGTTTTAGACGGGATGACAGGCACTAATGTGCTGAATGGTCGAGGTGGTGACGATAATCTCAAAACTTTTGAGAATGATATCCTCACAGGGGGTAGCGGTGCAGACCAATTTACCTTGAAAGCTAGCGGGAAAGTGATATCTGGGCGCACAGGTGTAAGCTTTCAAAGGATTAGTGCCAGTACTATTACTGATTTCACACCAGGAGTAGACACTCTCGTTATTGATAATGCTGGTAGCATTGGAGGAATTCCCGCAGGTTCAGAATCAACCCTAGACTACTTTGGATTTTCTGGCTATGGCAACTTCACAGTAGCAGATGGGCAATTAGCACCGGAGCGTTTTTTGGTGTTAGGTAGTGGTAGCATTACTAGTGAAACGCTGTTTATCTACGATGGCACAAATGGTGACTTATTCTATTTAGGTGCTTATCCTGGTTTTGGCTCGCAAGTGAAAGTAGCCACCCTCCAGGGCGCACCCACACTCACAGCTAATGATATTCTGGTAGTCTAA
- a CDS encoding DUF2997 domain-containing protein, producing the protein METLEFIIYPDGRVQEKVTGIVGASCAEVTAAIEAQLGLVLTQEPTSEFFATQVQQSSAANTQTTYSDW; encoded by the coding sequence ATGGAAACACTAGAGTTCATTATCTATCCAGACGGTCGGGTACAAGAAAAAGTCACTGGCATTGTGGGAGCTTCTTGTGCTGAGGTTACAGCAGCCATAGAAGCACAGCTAGGACTAGTACTGACCCAGGAGCCAACCTCGGAATTTTTCGCCACCCAGGTACAGCAATCTAGTGCGGCAAATACGCAAACCACCTACAGTGATTGGTAA
- a CDS encoding DUF1257 domain-containing protein, with translation MSHFSQIKTQIRNLESLQDALSDLGIDWKPGPQEVRGYRGQTHPAEIAIEQENGYDIGFRWNGKEYELVADLQYWQQDLSVDGFLRQVTQRYAYQTVVKETARVGFQVAEQQKNADGSIRLVVQRWSA, from the coding sequence ATGTCACACTTTAGCCAAATTAAGACTCAGATCCGTAACCTCGAATCTTTACAAGATGCCCTCAGTGATTTGGGCATAGACTGGAAACCCGGCCCACAAGAAGTCCGGGGCTATCGTGGTCAAACCCATCCGGCAGAAATCGCCATTGAACAGGAAAATGGCTATGATATCGGTTTTAGATGGAATGGCAAAGAATACGAATTAGTGGCTGACTTGCAATACTGGCAACAAGATTTATCAGTGGATGGTTTCTTGCGCCAAGTTACCCAACGTTATGCTTATCAGACAGTTGTGAAAGAAACTGCTCGTGTCGGTTTTCAAGTAGCTGAACAACAAAAAAATGCAGATGGTTCCATTCGCCTAGTTGTACAGCGCTGGAGTGCTTAA
- a CDS encoding ferredoxin codes for MADFLPSPEEQADHRSGLEPELGSFLRDAPERSGFEPELGGMLRQKGVYVDEITCIGCKHCAHVARNTFYIEPDYGRSRVIRQDGDAEELVQEAIDTCPVDCIHWVDYSELKKLEEERKYQVIPVAGYPVDHAVATTERRRRKQKSRVKKSS; via the coding sequence ATGGCTGATTTTCTACCGTCGCCGGAAGAACAAGCAGATCATCGTTCCGGTTTGGAACCAGAACTAGGGAGTTTTTTACGAGATGCTCCAGAACGTTCTGGTTTTGAACCAGAATTGGGTGGGATGTTGCGACAAAAAGGTGTTTATGTTGATGAAATTACCTGTATTGGTTGCAAGCATTGCGCTCACGTGGCGCGTAATACATTCTACATTGAGCCAGACTACGGGCGATCGCGCGTAATTCGCCAAGATGGGGACGCAGAAGAACTTGTACAAGAAGCGATCGACACTTGTCCTGTTGATTGTATTCATTGGGTAGATTACAGCGAACTGAAAAAGTTAGAAGAAGAGCGCAAATATCAAGTAATTCCTGTAGCTGGTTATCCAGTAGATCACGCAGTTGCAACCACCGAACGGCGACGGAGAAAGCAAAAATCCAGAGTAAAGAAATCTAGTTAA
- a CDS encoding glycoside hydrolase family 10 protein — MKNQGKDHKKKLNLPSKKTRFFIFTVQLILLNCVDILTAKAANAAPVLTVVQSQENTQHWSGITKRLQTIGVEYCVVPLSTVKSAADWGDRRILFLPNIETITPAQAIALEEWASKGGSLIASGAVGSLSAPGVRQLLKSLLGSYWGFSLNDSQQIKPPKTSTGVNNSELFGNLRGGVLIPNDSSSQAIAVWDSKDNPAAVVLTERSTFLGWRWGTDVASTAELDTAWLKTTLTRYTSTNDTKKIPGGSPNCSTSVANVPEQRSREQGSRGAGEQGRGNNSVVSKPIPKTAINNQEAIDQLEQTVRWDIAPNSNVPIGSGEAIALQQELENLISRVENAYIAASVNSTNPNEPQSLKAEPVRHTTRLPNREQVMTQARMVAKNIPQLVASKNYALARQQWLTTKTNLWRQFPTDRRLAPAEIRAVWLDRGTIVRAGSEQELAKIFDRLAQAGINTVFFETINAGYTIYPSQVAPQQNPLIRNWNPLASGVKLAHERGMELHAWVWTFAAGNQRHNELLNLPLDYPGPVLAAHPDWANYDNQGKKIPSGQTKPFFDPANPELRQYLLKLYEEIVTQYDVDGLQLDYIRYPFQDPRAGRTYGYGQAARMQFQQTTGVDPVNITPSQTELWRQWTEFRTQQVDSFVAQVAQMLQQKRQNLILSVAVFPLPEQERIQKIQQHWEVWARQGDVDLIIPMTYAQDTVRFQSLARPWIGSTQLGSSLLIPGIRLLSLPTLGAFDQLQLIRDLPVTGYALFAAENLNNELQRLFSNTQGKGQSTLSEPLPYRQPFQTAATRYAGLKREWQLLLRHEKQQVSSATIPDFDAQVEVVQNALNQLATSPSATKLLTARATLTRFQSLFRVWMRQQNIDNNYQVNAWENRLTTIERLLRYGERQLELGAKNL, encoded by the coding sequence GGTCAGGAATTACCAAACGGTTGCAAACAATTGGGGTGGAATATTGTGTGGTTCCTTTATCTACTGTCAAGAGTGCAGCAGATTGGGGCGATCGCCGGATATTATTCTTACCAAATATTGAAACCATTACACCAGCTCAGGCGATCGCTTTAGAAGAGTGGGCGAGTAAAGGCGGTAGTTTGATTGCTAGCGGTGCTGTCGGTAGTCTCTCAGCCCCAGGAGTCCGTCAGTTATTAAAATCGCTCTTGGGTAGTTATTGGGGTTTCAGTCTGAATGATAGTCAACAAATCAAACCCCCAAAAACTTCCACTGGGGTAAATAATAGTGAATTATTTGGTAATTTACGGGGTGGTGTGTTAATCCCCAATGATAGTTCTAGTCAAGCTATAGCTGTGTGGGATTCTAAAGATAATCCTGCGGCTGTGGTGTTAACTGAACGTTCCACTTTTTTGGGCTGGCGCTGGGGAACGGATGTTGCTTCGACAGCAGAATTAGATACTGCTTGGCTAAAAACAACCTTGACTCGTTACACCTCAACCAATGACACTAAAAAAATCCCTGGGGGTTCGCCAAATTGCTCTACATCGGTGGCGAACGTTCCAGAACAGAGAAGTAGAGAGCAGGGGAGCAGGGGAGCAGGGGAGCAGGGGAGAGGGAATAATTCTGTAGTGAGTAAGCCGATTCCCAAGACGGCGATTAATAACCAAGAAGCTATTGACCAACTAGAACAGACAGTACGATGGGATATTGCGCCTAACTCTAATGTACCAATTGGTAGTGGGGAGGCGATCGCTCTCCAACAAGAACTGGAAAATTTGATTAGTCGAGTAGAAAACGCCTACATAGCAGCGTCAGTCAATTCTACCAATCCCAACGAGCCTCAGTCTCTCAAGGCAGAACCAGTCCGACACACTACCAGACTCCCCAACAGAGAACAAGTTATGACACAGGCGAGGATGGTGGCTAAGAATATCCCCCAATTAGTTGCCAGTAAAAATTATGCCTTAGCTCGTCAACAATGGCTCACCACCAAAACAAATTTATGGCGACAGTTTCCTACAGATAGAAGATTAGCACCCGCAGAAATCCGGGCTGTCTGGTTGGATAGGGGAACAATTGTGCGTGCTGGTAGTGAACAAGAACTGGCTAAAATTTTTGATAGATTAGCGCAAGCAGGAATTAACACTGTCTTTTTTGAAACAATCAATGCCGGTTACACCATTTATCCCAGCCAAGTTGCACCCCAGCAAAACCCCCTCATTCGCAATTGGAATCCTCTTGCCTCTGGTGTAAAGCTAGCCCATGAACGCGGGATGGAGTTGCACGCTTGGGTGTGGACGTTTGCAGCCGGCAATCAGCGTCACAATGAATTGCTCAATCTTCCCCTAGATTATCCAGGGCCGGTACTTGCAGCTCATCCTGATTGGGCAAACTATGATAACCAGGGTAAAAAAATTCCTTCTGGTCAAACTAAACCATTTTTCGACCCCGCTAATCCCGAACTGCGGCAATATTTACTCAAGCTGTATGAGGAAATTGTCACTCAATACGATGTAGACGGTTTACAGCTAGACTATATCCGCTATCCTTTCCAAGATCCTCGTGCTGGCAGAACTTACGGATATGGACAAGCTGCAAGAATGCAGTTCCAGCAAACAACAGGTGTAGACCCAGTTAATATTACTCCCTCGCAAACAGAACTGTGGCGACAGTGGACAGAATTTCGCACCCAGCAAGTTGATAGCTTTGTCGCGCAAGTTGCCCAGATGTTGCAGCAAAAGCGCCAGAACTTGATTTTGTCGGTGGCTGTATTCCCTTTACCAGAACAAGAACGTATCCAAAAAATTCAACAGCATTGGGAGGTATGGGCAAGACAGGGAGATGTCGATTTAATCATTCCCATGACTTATGCTCAAGATACTGTGCGTTTTCAAAGTCTGGCTAGACCTTGGATAGGTTCTACTCAATTGGGTTCTAGTTTATTAATTCCCGGAATTCGCTTACTTTCCTTACCCACATTAGGTGCATTCGACCAACTGCAATTGATTCGAGATTTACCTGTGACTGGCTATGCGCTTTTTGCCGCCGAAAATTTGAATAACGAGTTACAAAGACTCTTTAGCAATACTCAAGGCAAGGGACAGTCAACTTTGAGTGAACCACTTCCTTATCGTCAACCTTTTCAAACAGCTGCAACTCGCTACGCTGGATTAAAACGAGAATGGCAATTGCTTTTACGCCATGAAAAACAGCAAGTTTCCTCTGCAACTATCCCAGATTTTGATGCTCAAGTAGAAGTAGTTCAAAATGCTTTAAATCAACTAGCTACTTCACCATCTGCAACTAAGTTATTGACAGCCAGAGCTACATTAACACGTTTCCAATCTTTATTTAGAGTTTGGATGCGTCAGCAAAACATCGATAATAACTATCAAGTCAATGCTTGGGAAAATCGGTTGACAACCATAGAAAGGCTATTACGTTATGGCGAACGCCAGCTAGAGTTAGGTGCTAAAAATCTCTAA